In a single window of the Amycolatopsis sp. cg5 genome:
- the rplA gene encoding 50S ribosomal protein L1, translated as MPKHSKAYRTAAELVDRERLYAPLEAAKLAKETSKTKMDATVEVAMRLGVDPRKADQMVRGTVNLPHGTGKTARVIVFAVGDKAAEAEAAGADAVGTDELIERIQGGWLDFDAAIATPDQMAKVGRIARILGPRGLMPNPKTGTVTPAVAKAVSDIKGGKINFRVDKQANLHLVIGKASFDTEKLVENYAAALDEVLRAKPSSAKGKYLKKVTFATTMGPGIPVDPMRTRNLLVADEA; from the coding sequence ATGCCTAAGCACAGCAAGGCCTACCGTACGGCCGCCGAGCTGGTCGACCGCGAGCGGCTGTACGCCCCGCTCGAGGCCGCCAAGCTGGCCAAGGAGACCTCCAAGACCAAGATGGACGCCACCGTTGAGGTCGCCATGCGCCTCGGTGTCGACCCTCGTAAGGCCGACCAGATGGTCCGCGGCACCGTGAACCTGCCGCACGGCACCGGTAAGACCGCTCGCGTCATCGTTTTCGCCGTTGGTGACAAGGCCGCCGAGGCCGAAGCCGCCGGCGCTGACGCGGTCGGCACCGACGAACTGATCGAGCGCATCCAGGGTGGCTGGCTCGACTTCGACGCCGCGATCGCGACGCCGGACCAGATGGCCAAGGTCGGTCGTATCGCCCGCATCCTCGGCCCGCGTGGCCTGATGCCGAACCCGAAGACCGGCACCGTGACCCCCGCGGTCGCGAAGGCCGTCTCGGACATCAAGGGCGGTAAGATCAACTTCCGCGTCGACAAGCAGGCCAACCTGCACCTCGTGATCGGCAAGGCCTCGTTCGACACCGAGAAGCTGGTGGAGAACTACGCGGCCGCGCTGGACGAGGTCCTGCGTGCCAAGCCGTCTTCCGCGAAGGGCAAGTACCTCAAGAAGGTCACCTTCGCCACGACGATGGGCCCGGGTATCCCGGTCGACCCGATGCGCACGCGCAACCTGCTCGTCGCCGACGAGGCGTGA
- a CDS encoding ABC transporter permease, translating into MLKETGNLFALGLDIIRGIFQRPFQLREFIQQAWFIASVTILPTALVAIPFGAVISLQFGSLARQLGAQSYTGAGSVLATVQQASPLVTALLVAGAGGSAICADIGARTIREEIDAMEVLGVSAVQRLIVPRTLAMMLVALLLNGMVSVIGVLGGYFFNVVLQGGTPGAYLASFSALAQLPDLWVGEFKALIFGFIAAVVASYRGLNPSGGPKGVGDAVNQSVVITFLMLFVVNFVITLIYLQIVPGKLD; encoded by the coding sequence ATGCTGAAAGAGACCGGGAATCTGTTCGCTCTCGGGCTCGACATCATTCGCGGGATCTTTCAGCGGCCGTTCCAGCTGCGTGAGTTCATCCAGCAGGCCTGGTTCATCGCCAGCGTGACGATCTTGCCGACCGCGCTGGTCGCGATTCCGTTCGGCGCGGTCATCTCGCTGCAGTTCGGCTCGCTCGCGCGGCAGCTCGGCGCGCAGTCGTACACCGGTGCCGGATCGGTGCTCGCCACCGTTCAGCAGGCGAGTCCGCTGGTCACGGCGTTGCTCGTGGCAGGCGCCGGTGGCTCCGCGATCTGCGCGGACATCGGCGCGCGGACCATTCGCGAAGAGATCGACGCGATGGAGGTGCTCGGGGTCTCGGCCGTGCAGCGGCTGATCGTGCCCAGGACGCTCGCGATGATGCTGGTCGCGTTGCTGCTCAACGGCATGGTCAGCGTCATCGGCGTGCTCGGCGGCTACTTCTTCAACGTGGTGCTGCAGGGCGGGACGCCCGGCGCCTACCTGGCGAGCTTCTCGGCGCTCGCGCAGCTGCCCGACCTCTGGGTCGGTGAGTTCAAGGCGCTGATCTTCGGTTTCATCGCCGCGGTCGTGGCCTCCTACCGGGGGTTGAACCCGTCCGGCGGGCCGAAGGGGGTGGGTGACGCGGTGAACCAGTCCGTGGTCATCACCTTCCTGATGCTGTTCGTGGTCAACTTCGTGATCACGCTGATCTACCTGCAGATCGTTCCTGGAAAGCTGGACTAG
- a CDS encoding alpha/beta fold hydrolase: MPTFASFDGLQLNFTKWDGDGSRRRPVVLQHGFAADTNANWMGPGVVAALTAAGFTVISLDARGHGRSEKPHEESRYSEDTMARDVSALFDFLELDEVSLVGYSMGAIIALGVTAADKRVRCLATGGVGSGIVDFGGVDTRVVTPEQISAALLAEETHSLPPASAAFRVLADMLGADRQALAAVARAARPTQMDLTAITVPTLVVAGDQDPLAAEPERLAAAIAGARLIRVPGDHLAAIMSPEFSGALVDFLVAQDV; the protein is encoded by the coding sequence ATGCCGACTTTCGCCTCGTTCGACGGACTTCAGCTCAACTTCACCAAGTGGGACGGCGACGGCTCGCGCCGCCGCCCCGTGGTGCTGCAGCACGGTTTCGCCGCCGACACGAACGCGAACTGGATGGGACCGGGCGTCGTCGCCGCGCTGACCGCGGCCGGGTTCACGGTGATCTCGCTCGACGCCCGTGGCCACGGCCGTTCGGAGAAGCCGCACGAGGAGTCCCGCTACAGCGAAGACACGATGGCCCGTGACGTCTCCGCGCTGTTCGATTTCCTTGAGCTGGACGAGGTTTCGCTCGTCGGCTACTCGATGGGCGCGATCATCGCGCTGGGCGTCACCGCCGCCGACAAGCGAGTGCGGTGCCTGGCGACCGGTGGCGTCGGATCCGGGATCGTCGACTTCGGCGGGGTCGACACGCGCGTGGTCACGCCGGAGCAGATCAGTGCCGCCTTGCTGGCCGAGGAGACGCACTCACTGCCGCCCGCCAGCGCGGCTTTCCGAGTGCTGGCCGACATGCTGGGCGCCGATCGGCAGGCGCTGGCCGCCGTCGCGCGGGCGGCGCGGCCGACGCAGATGGACCTGACGGCGATCACCGTTCCGACACTCGTCGTCGCAGGCGACCAGGATCCGCTGGCCGCCGAGCCCGAGCGGCTGGCGGCGGCGATCGCGGGAGCCCGGCTGATCCGAGTGCCGGGTGATCACCTGGCGGCGATCATGTCGCCGGAGTTTTCGGGCGCCCTGGTCGATTTCCTGGTGGCCCAGGACGTTTAG
- the secE gene encoding preprotein translocase subunit SecE yields the protein MVVSDSDTSGEKDTEQEPKASRPTTAAERRERRASARPSGKSGDAKAPKDKSADAKDRPTPKRDRKEKKSSPLSRLMRFAREVWAELRKVIWPTRKQMVTYTTVVLVFVIFMVALVSGLDLLFAKGVFWLFG from the coding sequence GTGGTCGTGAGCGACAGCGACACCAGCGGCGAGAAGGACACGGAGCAGGAGCCCAAGGCTTCGCGTCCGACCACCGCCGCTGAGCGGCGTGAGCGCCGCGCCTCCGCACGCCCGTCGGGCAAGTCCGGGGATGCCAAGGCACCCAAGGACAAGAGCGCCGACGCGAAGGACCGGCCCACTCCGAAGCGTGATCGCAAGGAGAAGAAGTCCTCCCCGCTGAGCCGCCTCATGCGGTTCGCCCGCGAGGTCTGGGCGGAGCTGCGCAAGGTCATCTGGCCGACGCGCAAGCAGATGGTCACCTACACGACCGTCGTGCTGGTCTTCGTCATCTTCATGGTGGCGCTGGTCAGTGGTTTGGACTTGTTGTTCGCTAAGGGCGTGTTCTGGCTGTTCGGCTGA
- a CDS encoding ATP-binding cassette domain-containing protein — MGAEVVVEGLTKSFGKQAIWRDVTLTLPPGEVSAMLGPSGTGKSVFLKSMIGLLKPDRGRCVINGVDIVTCSEHKLYEIRKLFGVLFQDGALFGSMNLYDNVAFPLREHTKKSETEIRKIVQDKLEMTGLAGADKKLPGEISGGMRKRAGLARALVLDPQIILVDEPDSGLDPVRTAYISQLLIDLNTQIDATILIVSHNINLARTVPDNLGMLFRKELVMFGPREVLLTSDEPVVEQFLNGRKRGPIGMSEEKDTATMAREEAEAAAGHHDGSPDEDVRGVIPQMQPSPGLPERTGERRRKDRVMRILHTLPPAAQEGIIESLSPEDQQRYGVHPHSLVQSTPRPSPGPVPSQHQGQLPADQVAQFPGQQRPGQHRMRPADPGQGQG; from the coding sequence ATGGGTGCCGAGGTGGTCGTCGAAGGTCTGACCAAGTCCTTCGGTAAGCAGGCCATCTGGCGGGACGTCACACTGACGCTCCCCCCTGGTGAGGTGTCGGCGATGCTGGGGCCGTCGGGTACCGGCAAGTCGGTGTTCCTCAAGTCGATGATCGGGCTGCTGAAGCCCGACCGCGGGCGCTGCGTGATCAACGGCGTCGACATCGTCACCTGCTCCGAGCACAAGCTTTACGAGATCCGGAAGCTCTTCGGGGTGCTCTTCCAGGATGGTGCCCTTTTCGGGTCCATGAACCTGTACGACAACGTGGCCTTCCCGCTGCGGGAGCACACGAAGAAGTCCGAGACTGAGATCCGCAAGATCGTCCAGGACAAGCTGGAGATGACCGGCCTTGCCGGTGCGGACAAGAAACTTCCCGGCGAGATCTCCGGTGGTATGCGCAAGCGTGCCGGGCTGGCCCGTGCTCTCGTGCTGGACCCGCAGATCATCCTGGTCGACGAGCCGGACTCCGGGCTCGACCCCGTGCGCACCGCGTACATCTCGCAGCTGCTGATCGACCTGAACACGCAGATCGACGCGACGATCCTGATCGTTTCGCACAACATCAACCTGGCGCGGACCGTGCCGGACAACCTGGGCATGCTGTTCCGCAAGGAGCTGGTCATGTTCGGGCCGCGCGAGGTGCTGCTGACCAGCGACGAGCCGGTGGTCGAGCAGTTCCTGAACGGGCGCAAGCGTGGGCCGATCGGGATGTCCGAGGAAAAGGACACCGCGACCATGGCCCGTGAAGAGGCCGAGGCCGCCGCCGGGCATCACGACGGTTCGCCCGACGAGGACGTGCGGGGTGTCATCCCGCAGATGCAGCCGAGCCCCGGGTTGCCGGAGCGGACCGGTGAGCGTCGCCGGAAGGACCGGGTCATGCGGATCCTGCACACCCTGCCGCCCGCCGCGCAGGAAGGGATCATCGAATCCCTCAGCCCGGAGGACCAGCAGCGGTACGGCGTGCACCCGCACTCGCTCGTGCAGTCGACGCCGCGGCCCAGCCCCGGACCGGTGCCCAGCCAGCACCAGGGCCAGCTGCCCGCCGATCAGGTCGCCCAGTTCCCCGGGCAGCAAAGACCAGGTCAGCACCGCATGCGACCGGCTGATCCAGGGCAGGGACAAGGATGA
- the rplK gene encoding 50S ribosomal protein L11, translating into MPPKKKKLAAIIKLQIKAGAANPAPPVGPALGQHGVNIMEFCKAYNAATESQRGDVVPVEISVYEDRSFDFKLKTPPAAKLLLKAAGVEKGSGEPHKTKVAKVTWDQVREIATTKKTDLNANDIDQAAKIIAGTARSMGITVVD; encoded by the coding sequence ATGCCACCCAAGAAGAAGAAGCTTGCGGCGATCATCAAGCTGCAGATCAAGGCGGGTGCGGCCAACCCCGCGCCGCCGGTCGGCCCCGCGCTGGGTCAGCACGGCGTCAACATCATGGAGTTCTGCAAGGCCTACAACGCCGCGACCGAGTCGCAGCGCGGGGACGTCGTCCCGGTCGAGATCTCCGTGTACGAAGACCGGTCGTTCGACTTCAAGCTGAAGACCCCGCCCGCCGCCAAGCTGCTGCTCAAGGCCGCCGGCGTCGAGAAGGGCTCCGGCGAGCCGCACAAGACCAAGGTCGCCAAGGTCACCTGGGACCAGGTCCGCGAGATCGCCACCACGAAGAAGACCGACCTGAACGCCAACGACATCGACCAGGCCGCGAAGATCATCGCCGGCACTGCTCGCTCGATGGGCATCACGGTCGTCGACTGA
- a CDS encoding MaoC family dehydratase, whose product MSVEVGTQLPPVTVHVTREQLVRYAGASGDFNPIHWNERFAKEVGLPDVISHGMLTMALAGRIVTDWLGDPGKLLEYYVRFTRPVVVPDDADGALVEFTAKVAEVRDNGTARVDITAKFDGKTVLGKAQTVVKL is encoded by the coding sequence GTGAGCGTCGAGGTCGGAACCCAGCTGCCGCCGGTCACCGTGCACGTCACCCGTGAGCAGCTCGTGCGCTACGCGGGCGCGTCAGGCGACTTCAACCCGATCCACTGGAACGAGCGGTTCGCCAAGGAGGTCGGCCTGCCGGACGTCATCTCGCACGGCATGCTCACCATGGCGCTCGCCGGCCGGATCGTCACCGACTGGCTGGGCGACCCCGGCAAGCTGCTGGAGTACTACGTCCGCTTCACCAGGCCGGTCGTCGTGCCCGACGACGCCGACGGCGCGCTCGTCGAGTTCACCGCGAAGGTCGCCGAGGTCCGCGACAACGGGACCGCGCGCGTCGATATCACCGCCAAGTTCGACGGGAAGACCGTGCTGGGCAAGGCCCAGACCGTGGTCAAGCTCTAG
- the rplJ gene encoding 50S ribosomal protein L10, whose amino-acid sequence MAKPDKVAAVAEIAENFRTSSATVVTQYSGLSVAQLSKLRLALGTSANYQVAKNTLVKRAATDAGVEGLEDLFVGPTAIAFVTGEAVDAAKALRDFAKDNNALVIKGGYMDGRALTVDEISQIADLDSREVLLSKAAGAFKAKLSQAAALFQAPAAQVARLAAALEDKRKDESGDAPAEAPAES is encoded by the coding sequence ATGGCGAAGCCCGACAAGGTGGCGGCCGTCGCCGAGATCGCGGAGAACTTCCGCACGAGCTCGGCAACCGTTGTCACGCAGTACTCCGGTCTTTCCGTGGCCCAGCTTTCCAAGCTGCGTCTTGCTCTCGGCACCAGCGCCAACTACCAGGTCGCGAAGAACACCCTCGTCAAGCGTGCCGCCACGGACGCCGGCGTCGAGGGCCTCGAGGACCTTTTCGTCGGCCCGACCGCCATCGCCTTCGTCACCGGCGAAGCGGTCGACGCCGCGAAGGCGCTTCGCGACTTCGCGAAGGACAACAACGCGCTTGTCATCAAGGGCGGCTACATGGACGGCCGCGCCCTCACCGTCGACGAGATCAGCCAGATCGCCGATCTCGACAGCCGTGAGGTCCTGCTGTCCAAGGCCGCCGGTGCGTTCAAGGCGAAGCTGTCCCAGGCCGCGGCGCTGTTCCAGGCTCCCGCTGCCCAGGTCGCCCGCCTGGCCGCCGCGCTGGAAGACAAGCGCAAGGACGAGTCTGGCGATGCACCCGCCGAAGCACCTGCCGAGAGCTGA
- a CDS encoding MCE family protein, producing MSGIATVKRRLLGLALIVVLVGGVALSIALYDKAFTKVVSVKLLADRIGNQLLTQSDVKVRGLIVGSVKNIDATPDGAELTLALDPDHAQLIPENVSARFLPKTLFGERFVSLEIPEQPSARALHDGDVIPQDRTSNAVELEQAFSHLLPVLQAVQPQKLSATLTAISTALQDRGKPLGETLSQLGQYIGDLNPHLLPDLQHDLQAFTKFTDNVNKVAPDLVSSLDNLSTTTRTVVDQQSNLTNLYASMTKASVDLQAFLEANSDNIIRLADTARPTAELLAKYAPEYPCVIGQMADLVPKIDKALGKGTDHPGLHATIEITTTRGPYIAGRDEPEFLDKRGPRCYAMKNPPANFPQHPPDGPIKDGSVSPPAAKTIDDGLNPSNFIADAGGYNGNGAAGGNPANTAGEQGFLAQLLGPQVGMDAAAVPGWATLLVGPLYRGAEVTVK from the coding sequence ATGAGCGGGATCGCCACGGTCAAGCGGCGCCTGTTGGGCCTCGCGCTGATCGTCGTGCTCGTCGGAGGCGTCGCGCTCAGCATCGCCCTGTACGACAAGGCGTTCACCAAGGTGGTGAGCGTGAAACTGCTGGCTGACCGGATCGGCAACCAGCTGCTCACCCAGTCCGATGTCAAGGTGCGCGGGCTGATCGTCGGCTCGGTCAAGAACATCGACGCCACCCCGGACGGCGCCGAGCTCACGCTCGCGCTCGACCCGGACCACGCCCAGCTCATCCCGGAGAACGTCTCCGCGCGGTTCCTGCCGAAGACGCTGTTCGGCGAGCGGTTCGTCTCGCTGGAGATCCCGGAGCAGCCGTCGGCGCGGGCGCTGCACGACGGCGACGTCATTCCGCAGGACCGCACCTCCAACGCGGTCGAGCTGGAACAGGCCTTCTCCCACCTACTACCCGTGCTGCAGGCCGTCCAGCCGCAGAAGCTCTCCGCGACGCTGACCGCGATCTCGACCGCGCTGCAGGACCGTGGCAAGCCGCTCGGCGAGACGCTCTCGCAGCTCGGGCAGTACATCGGTGACCTGAACCCGCATCTGCTGCCGGACCTGCAGCACGATCTCCAGGCGTTCACGAAGTTCACCGACAACGTCAACAAGGTGGCGCCGGACCTGGTGTCCAGCCTCGACAACCTGAGCACCACGACCAGGACGGTCGTGGACCAGCAGTCGAACCTGACGAACCTCTACGCGAGCATGACGAAGGCGTCGGTCGACCTGCAGGCGTTCCTCGAAGCCAACTCCGACAACATCATCCGGCTCGCCGACACGGCGCGGCCGACCGCGGAGCTGCTCGCCAAGTACGCGCCCGAGTACCCGTGCGTGATCGGGCAGATGGCCGACCTCGTGCCCAAGATCGACAAGGCGCTCGGCAAGGGCACCGATCACCCCGGCCTGCACGCGACCATCGAGATCACCACGACGCGCGGGCCGTACATCGCGGGCAGGGACGAGCCGGAGTTCCTCGACAAGCGCGGACCCCGTTGCTACGCCATGAAGAACCCGCCCGCGAACTTCCCGCAGCATCCGCCGGACGGTCCGATCAAGGACGGCAGCGTCTCGCCGCCCGCGGCGAAGACCATCGACGACGGGCTCAACCCGAGCAACTTCATCGCCGACGCCGGCGGCTACAACGGCAACGGCGCGGCCGGTGGCAACCCGGCGAACACCGCGGGTGAGCAGGGCTTCCTCGCCCAGCTGCTGGGTCCGCAGGTAGGTATGGACGCCGCCGCGGTGCCCGGCTGGGCCACGCTGCTCGTCGGCCCGCTCTACCGAGGCGCGGAGGTGACCGTCAAATGA
- a CDS encoding MaoC family dehydratase N-terminal domain-containing protein, with protein sequence MALDQSFVGRSYPPTSTYEVSREKIKEFADAIGDANPIYRDPEVAKAAGYPDVIAPPTFLTTINLAAINVVVSDPELGLDYSRMVHGDQSFNHVRPVHAGDVLSLTVHVDDIMDRAGNDFITLRADIAADGGDLVCTTRAQLVVRREEA encoded by the coding sequence GTGGCCCTCGATCAATCTTTTGTCGGGCGGAGTTACCCGCCGACCAGCACGTACGAAGTCAGCCGGGAGAAGATCAAGGAGTTCGCGGACGCCATCGGCGACGCCAACCCGATCTACCGTGACCCGGAAGTGGCCAAGGCGGCAGGCTATCCCGATGTGATCGCCCCGCCGACCTTCCTCACCACGATCAACCTCGCCGCGATCAACGTGGTCGTCTCCGACCCCGAGCTCGGACTCGACTACTCGCGGATGGTGCACGGCGACCAGTCGTTCAACCACGTGCGCCCGGTGCACGCCGGCGACGTGCTGTCGCTGACCGTCCACGTCGACGACATCATGGACCGCGCGGGCAACGACTTCATCACCCTGCGCGCCGACATCGCAGCCGACGGCGGCGACCTGGTCTGCACGACCCGTGCCCAGCTGGTGGTCAGGAGGGAAGAAGCGTGA
- a CDS encoding SGNH/GDSL hydrolase family protein, protein MGKKSGGGCLLVVVIAAAVLGFGYYKSKHGSSDSPPDGPATGGGTGRYVALGDSYTSSPKTGNAAGTPAGCDRSTNNYPHLVSAKINPAEFVDVSCSGATTDHLTGAQATRNGTNPPQLGALNAETTLVTLGIGGNDVGFIGIGSTCATTNANASPCRDRLTAGGRDQLAEGIEATAPRIGQVLDKIHEKAPQARVIVVGYPTVLPDGDGCWPTLPVGSGDVAYFREALGKLNDMLADQAKSHDAGFADTATPSKGHDLCTAAGTRWIEPVVPAAKAISLHPNAKGEQGMADVVLKLLD, encoded by the coding sequence GTGGGGAAGAAGAGCGGCGGAGGCTGCCTGCTGGTCGTGGTGATCGCCGCGGCCGTGCTCGGCTTCGGCTACTACAAGTCGAAGCACGGGTCCTCCGACTCGCCGCCGGACGGCCCGGCCACCGGCGGCGGCACCGGCCGGTATGTCGCGCTCGGTGACTCGTACACGTCCTCGCCGAAGACCGGCAACGCCGCGGGCACGCCGGCGGGCTGCGACCGCTCCACCAACAACTACCCGCACCTGGTCTCGGCGAAGATCAATCCGGCCGAGTTCGTCGACGTCAGCTGCAGTGGCGCGACCACCGACCACCTGACCGGCGCCCAGGCCACCCGCAACGGCACCAATCCCCCGCAACTCGGCGCGCTGAACGCCGAAACCACGTTGGTGACGCTCGGTATCGGCGGCAACGACGTCGGCTTCATCGGCATCGGCAGCACCTGCGCCACCACGAACGCGAACGCGTCGCCCTGCCGCGACCGGTTGACCGCGGGCGGGCGCGACCAGCTCGCCGAGGGCATCGAAGCGACGGCGCCGCGTATCGGGCAGGTGCTCGACAAGATCCACGAAAAGGCCCCTCAGGCCCGCGTGATCGTCGTGGGCTACCCGACGGTGCTTCCGGACGGGGACGGCTGCTGGCCGACGCTGCCGGTCGGCTCAGGCGACGTGGCGTACTTCCGCGAGGCGCTCGGCAAGCTGAACGACATGCTCGCGGACCAGGCGAAGTCCCATGACGCGGGTTTCGCCGACACGGCGACGCCCAGCAAGGGCCACGACCTCTGCACGGCCGCGGGCACGCGCTGGATCGAACCGGTCGTGCCCGCGGCGAAGGCCATTTCCTTGCACCCCAACGCGAAGGGCGAGCAAGGAATGGCCGACGTGGTGCTGAAGTTGCTCGACTAG
- the rpmG gene encoding 50S ribosomal protein L33 codes for MASTDVRPKITLACEECKHRNYITKKNRRNDPDRLEMKKFCPNCGTHRTHKETR; via the coding sequence GTGGCTTCCACTGACGTGCGACCCAAGATCACGCTGGCGTGCGAAGAGTGCAAGCACCGCAACTACATCACCAAGAAGAACCGGCGCAACGACCCGGACCGCTTGGAGATGAAGAAGTTCTGCCCGAACTGCGGTACGCACCGGACTCACAAAGAGACCCGCTGA
- the rplL gene encoding 50S ribosomal protein L7/L12, producing the protein MAKLSTAELIDAFKELTLLELSDFVKEFETTFDVTAAAPVAMAVAGPAGAAPAAAEEQDEFDVVLESAGDKKIQVIKVVREVVSGLGLKEAKDLVEAAPKALLEKVDKEAAEAAKEKLEAAGAKISIK; encoded by the coding sequence ATGGCTAAGCTGAGCACCGCCGAGCTGATCGACGCCTTCAAGGAGCTGACGCTGCTTGAGCTGTCGGACTTCGTCAAGGAGTTCGAGACCACCTTCGACGTCACCGCCGCCGCCCCGGTCGCCATGGCCGTTGCCGGCCCCGCCGGTGCCGCCCCGGCCGCCGCCGAGGAGCAGGACGAGTTCGATGTCGTCCTCGAGTCCGCCGGTGACAAGAAGATCCAGGTCATCAAGGTCGTCCGTGAGGTCGTCTCCGGTCTGGGCCTGAAGGAGGCCAAGGACCTCGTCGAGGCCGCCCCCAAGGCTCTCCTCGAGAAGGTCGACAAGGAGGCCGCCGAGGCCGCCAAGGAGAAGCTCGAGGCCGCGGGCGCCAAGATCTCCATCAAGTGA
- the nusG gene encoding transcription termination/antitermination protein NusG — protein MTSENGTAAGQDLTELSDEQVHSALGDEDSVHTEPVEVAAEDADVAEEAADEEAAEPAPAADDPVAQLRAELNAAPGEWYVVHSYAGYENKVKTNLETRTQTLDVEDYIFQIEVPTEEVTEIKNGQRKQVQRKVLPGYILVRMDLNDASWSAVRNTPGVTGFVGATSRPSPLTVDEVLKFLAPQVEKTAPAKPGKGDTASAEAQLGGGTVEVDFEVGESVTVMDGPFATLPATISEVNADGQKLKVLVSIFGRETPVELSFNQVSKI, from the coding sequence GTGACCTCCGAGAACGGCACAGCAGCCGGTCAGGATCTGACCGAGCTTTCCGACGAGCAGGTGCACTCGGCCCTCGGCGACGAGGACTCCGTACACACTGAGCCCGTCGAGGTGGCCGCGGAGGACGCCGACGTCGCCGAAGAAGCTGCTGACGAAGAAGCAGCCGAGCCGGCTCCCGCCGCCGACGACCCGGTCGCGCAGTTGCGCGCCGAGCTCAACGCGGCGCCGGGCGAGTGGTACGTCGTGCACTCGTACGCCGGTTACGAGAACAAGGTCAAGACCAACCTCGAAACCCGTACGCAGACGCTGGACGTCGAGGACTACATCTTCCAGATCGAGGTGCCGACCGAAGAGGTCACCGAGATCAAGAACGGCCAGCGCAAGCAGGTGCAGCGCAAGGTGCTGCCCGGCTACATCCTGGTCCGGATGGACCTGAACGACGCCTCGTGGAGCGCGGTGCGCAACACCCCGGGTGTCACCGGGTTCGTCGGCGCCACCTCGCGGCCCTCGCCGCTCACCGTGGACGAGGTGCTGAAGTTCCTCGCCCCGCAGGTCGAGAAGACCGCGCCGGCCAAGCCCGGCAAGGGCGACACCGCCTCGGCGGAGGCGCAGCTCGGCGGCGGGACCGTCGAGGTCGACTTCGAGGTCGGCGAGTCGGTCACCGTCATGGACGGCCCGTTCGCCACGCTGCCCGCGACGATCTCCGAGGTCAACGCCGACGGGCAGAAGCTGAAGGTCCTGGTTTCGATCTTCGGCCGGGAGACGCCGGTCGAGCTGTCGTTCAACCAGGTCTCCAAGATCTGA
- a CDS encoding MlaE family ABC transporter permease, with the protein MSSFTQGAKRIANRPLQTLDTLGDQMSFYGRALAWTPRAIKRYTKEILRLLAEVSFGSGSLAVIGGTVGVMVGLTLFTGVLVGLQGYSALNSIGTSAFTGFLTAFFNTREIAPLVAGLALSATVGAGFTAQLGAMRISEEIDALEVMGVPSLPYLVTTRIIAGFVAVIPLYVIGLLSSYLASRLVVIYIYNQSAGTYDHYFDLFLPPQDVLYSFIKVLIFSVLIILSHCYFGYRASGGPAGVGVAVGKAVRLSIVTVSIVNFFIGFAIWGTDVTVRIAG; encoded by the coding sequence ATGAGTTCCTTCACCCAGGGCGCGAAGCGGATCGCGAACCGCCCACTACAGACCCTCGACACGCTCGGCGACCAGATGTCGTTCTACGGGCGTGCGCTCGCGTGGACGCCCCGCGCCATCAAGCGGTACACCAAGGAGATCCTGCGGCTGCTGGCCGAGGTGAGCTTCGGGTCCGGCTCGCTGGCGGTCATCGGCGGCACGGTCGGTGTGATGGTCGGCCTGACGCTGTTCACCGGTGTGCTGGTCGGCCTGCAGGGCTACTCGGCGCTGAACTCGATCGGCACCTCGGCCTTCACCGGCTTCCTGACCGCCTTCTTCAACACCCGCGAGATCGCGCCGCTGGTCGCGGGTCTGGCGCTTTCGGCGACCGTCGGCGCCGGGTTCACCGCTCAGCTCGGCGCGATGCGGATCTCCGAAGAGATCGACGCGCTCGAGGTCATGGGCGTGCCGAGCCTGCCGTACCTGGTGACCACGCGGATCATCGCCGGGTTCGTCGCGGTCATCCCGCTGTACGTGATCGGCCTGCTGAGTTCGTATCTGGCGTCACGATTGGTCGTTATCTACATCTACAACCAGTCGGCCGGAACCTACGACCATTACTTCGACCTCTTCTTACCACCGCAAGACGTGCTCTATTCGTTCATAAAAGTGCTGATCTTCAGTGTGCTGATCATCTTGTCGCACTGTTACTTCGGCTACCGGGCCAGCGGTGGCCCGGCAGGTGTCGGCGTGGCGGTCGGCAAGGCCGTCCGGCTCAGCATTGTCACGGTCTCGATCGTGAACTTCTTCATCGGTTTCGCCATCTGGGGAACCGACGTGACGGTAAGGATCGCTGGATGA